From the genome of Pseudomonas sp. TMP9, one region includes:
- a CDS encoding DUF3015 domain-containing protein codes for MKRILIGSLLAMTSLTAFAEAPGGPSCGWGNMLFEGQRGLPSHFVASTTNGTSGNATFGMTSGTNGCSTDGALTYGGRSLLVINGMLDELSEDMAKGQGEALTTYAVLLGVAEQDRAHFAAITHKNFSEIFSSADVTGEQMHAATLAVIKRDSRLAKYAQPA; via the coding sequence ATGAAACGGATTCTGATCGGCTCCCTACTCGCAATGACCTCCCTTACCGCCTTCGCCGAAGCACCAGGCGGCCCAAGCTGCGGTTGGGGCAACATGTTGTTCGAAGGCCAGCGCGGTCTGCCTTCGCACTTTGTTGCCTCCACCACTAACGGCACCTCAGGCAACGCCACCTTCGGCATGACCTCGGGCACCAATGGCTGCTCCACCGATGGCGCATTGACCTACGGCGGCCGCTCGCTGCTGGTTATCAATGGCATGCTCGACGAACTGTCTGAAGACATGGCCAAAGGCCAGGGCGAAGCCTTAACCACCTACGCCGTGCTGCTGGGCGTAGCTGAGCAGGATCGCGCCCACTTCGCCGCTATCACTCACAAAAACTTCAGTGAGATCTTCAGCTCAGCCGATGTCACCGGCGAGCAAATGCATGCCGCAACCCTGGCTGTTATTAAGCGCGACAGCCGCCTGGCTAAGTACGCCCAGCCAGCCTGA